The Octopus sinensis linkage group LG9, ASM634580v1, whole genome shotgun sequence genomic sequence CAACACTTCGGCAGCCAAATATTCCATCACAGCAGCCAGGTAGACTGGGGCTCCGGCACCAACACGTTGGGCATAGTTTCCCTTACGCAGAAGACGGTGGATACGTCCGACAGGGAACTGAAGTCCAGCACGGGACGAACGGGTCTTGCTCTTTCCTTTCACTTTACCTCCTTTACCACGACCAGACATTTTCAGAGTTTGATACTAATCTGCAACGAAACAGAgagaacaatgaaataaaaggCGCCTTTCGCCTTTAAATACCGCCAAGGGGGCTCCAGCAGTCGGAGATTTGCACTAAGCAGGTAAAAAATGAGCGGGCTTTTGTCACGTGGCACACTTGTCAAATTCTAACCAATGAAAATGAAGGGCGCGGATTTAGAAAAAATGTTCTTCTGCTGAGCCTAGTTGACAACTATAAATAGAGTGGAGGTTCGGATGGTCGTTATGAGAcatcatgccaccagcaccagctACCGCTTCGAAAGGAGCCAAGAAGGCTTCGAAGGCCAAAGCTTCACGTCCCCCCGGAGACAAGAAGcgcaagaagaagaggaaggaaagttATTCCATCTACATCTACAAAGTAATGAAACAAGTCCACCCCGACACTGGCATCTCCAGCAAAGCTATGTCCATCATGAACAGTTTTGTCAACGATTTGTTCGAAAGAATCGCTTCTGAAGCCAGCCGTTTGGCTCACTACAACAAACGTTCGACCATCAGTAGCCGTGAGGTGCAGACTGCTGTCCGTCTGCTTCTCCCTGGTGAGTTGGCCAAACACGCCGTCTCTGAAGGTACCAAGGCTGTCACCAAATACACCAGCAGCAAGTAAATCTATTCTAGTCTTCGTCTATTTGACAACGGCCCTTTTCAGGGCCATCCATATTCTCTTGATTGTAACCCGATTTTCTACTTATGTGATTGAAGAAATAGCCGTAAAGGTGAGGGAAGTAATGTTGGTTATGGAGGACCCGATTCTGACTAAATTATTTGAATCCTCTCCCACCCTTTTCATTAACTTTTTccggaatttttttttgtttgtgaaataagtagaaaattacgattctgaaaaaaattggttAAATTACAATTAACCCAGGTTATCcacgtgctagaaataacagccaagtctcaACTGCGATAACCTAGTGTAATCAATCGACTGacctttctgcaaagatttctttcagagtaatttTCCTGCATTAGAAATTAAAgtggttttctttt encodes the following:
- the LOC115215906 gene encoding histone H2A-like; translation: MSGRGKGGKVKGKSKTRSSRAGLQFPVGRIHRLLRKGNYAQRVGAGAPVYLAAVMEYLAAEVLELAGNAARDNKKSRIIPRHLQLAIRNDEELNKLLSGVTIAQGGVLPNIQAVLLPKKTQKASK
- the LOC115215904 gene encoding histone H2B, gonadal-like, giving the protein MPPAPATASKGAKKASKAKASRPPGDKKRKKKRKESYSIYIYKVMKQVHPDTGISSKAMSIMNSFVNDLFERIASEASRLAHYNKRSTISSREVQTAVRLLLPGELAKHAVSEGTKAVTKYTSSK